The following proteins are encoded in a genomic region of Candidatus Methylospira mobilis:
- a CDS encoding nucleoside deaminase yields the protein MNVDNIRVVTRRNFLAMGTAATAGIYLAGNEVIAKTPDHAGKFLDKVTDNVTDQDREYMRQAIRLMRQAGVTDKTGGPFGAVIVKDGQILAATGNSVLKDKDPSAHAEVNAIRQACRKIDSHDLSGAVLYSSCELCPMCYATAYWARISKVFFAAAWTDYDDLFDDLAESQDMAKLYSKRKLKPQQILQAEGQKVWDEFRKLPDGARY from the coding sequence ATGAATGTTGATAATATTCGCGTGGTAACGCGCCGTAATTTTCTTGCAATGGGAACAGCGGCAACTGCAGGTATTTACCTGGCAGGAAACGAGGTGATCGCCAAAACGCCGGATCACGCCGGCAAATTTCTGGATAAGGTTACTGATAACGTTACAGATCAAGACCGCGAATATATGCGCCAAGCGATCCGTTTGATGCGGCAAGCCGGCGTAACCGACAAAACAGGGGGTCCGTTCGGCGCGGTTATCGTTAAGGACGGCCAGATTCTCGCCGCCACGGGCAATAGTGTCCTTAAGGATAAGGACCCTTCCGCGCATGCCGAAGTCAATGCCATAAGACAGGCTTGCCGTAAAATTGACTCTCACGATCTTTCAGGCGCGGTGCTGTACTCCAGCTGCGAATTGTGTCCGATGTGTTATGCTACGGCGTATTGGGCGCGTATCAGTAAAGTTTTTTTTGCAGCCGCGTGGACCGACTACGACGACCTGTTCGACGATCTGGCTGAAAGTCAGGACATGGCTAAACTTTACTCCAAACGCAAGCTGAAGCCGCAACAAATTCTTCAAGCTGAGGGACAAAAAGTCTGGGATGAATTCCGGAAACTACCTGACGGCGCGCGCTATTGA
- a CDS encoding carbohydrate porin, whose translation MLNKGFEFAYHQEQAGISSNPGAVNVFSGTGKLGRMLGFGKDSGVRLGGVWIGNADILMSGGTKPGGVTFNSLFIADLQLDLDILQGVPGAAMGASFLQFDGQNSNGAAGVLTGYNALTQAPPLNRSELYELWWRQTLMDKHLILRVGKSLPTVDFNNVIQALQVENETPYIPQITGLLFSPIFANASILGVIPGYYNSAWGLTVTAIPDPSYYISYGIYDGSLANGRQTGTYAFPSFNSYYFTIGEAGYSWAGESPGKIAVGGWGQSGTLVHGNIQESGAQGFYAFANHRLRTLNLGNRSGAVIGYLQYGFNNSKTMMANQFVGAGLTGFNLIENRPKDSIGVGIAVSWLNNPPESQSNEIITQVYYQAHLIGDIFFQPTFSYVPNPGVKTPANGAYPSATSMIFQLTALF comes from the coding sequence GTGCTTAACAAGGGTTTCGAATTTGCTTATCATCAGGAACAGGCCGGAATTTCATCCAACCCGGGAGCTGTCAATGTATTTTCCGGTACGGGAAAACTGGGGCGGATGCTGGGTTTTGGAAAGGATTCGGGCGTACGTTTGGGAGGGGTGTGGATAGGCAATGCGGATATTTTGATGTCGGGTGGCACAAAGCCAGGAGGCGTTACCTTCAACAGCTTGTTTATCGCCGATTTGCAACTGGACCTTGATATTTTGCAGGGCGTCCCGGGAGCGGCCATGGGCGCATCATTTCTGCAGTTTGACGGCCAAAACAGTAATGGCGCGGCAGGCGTTCTAACCGGCTACAACGCTCTGACTCAGGCACCGCCTCTGAACCGGAGCGAACTTTACGAATTATGGTGGCGTCAAACCCTGATGGATAAGCATCTCATCCTCCGTGTAGGGAAAAGTCTTCCAACCGTCGATTTCAATAATGTGATTCAGGCCTTGCAGGTCGAAAATGAAACCCCCTATATTCCTCAGATTACCGGTCTTCTGTTCAGCCCGATCTTTGCAAACGCATCCATCCTTGGCGTAATTCCTGGGTACTACAACTCGGCTTGGGGGCTCACAGTGACCGCCATACCCGACCCTTCATACTATATTTCGTATGGCATTTACGACGGTAGTCTGGCTAACGGACGGCAAACAGGTACGTATGCCTTTCCTTCATTCAACAGCTATTACTTTACCATCGGCGAAGCCGGATATTCTTGGGCGGGGGAGTCTCCGGGGAAAATCGCGGTTGGCGGTTGGGGGCAGAGCGGTACCCTGGTTCACGGAAATATACAGGAAAGCGGAGCGCAAGGATTTTATGCGTTTGCTAACCACAGACTCCGAACGCTAAACCTGGGGAATCGCAGCGGAGCTGTCATCGGGTACCTGCAATATGGCTTTAACAACTCGAAGACGATGATGGCCAATCAATTCGTTGGAGCAGGTTTGACCGGGTTCAATTTGATTGAAAATCGTCCGAAAGATTCGATAGGCGTTGGCATTGCGGTTTCCTGGCTTAATAATCCCCCGGAATCGCAGAGCAACGAAATTATTACACAGGTATACTATCAGGCTCATCTGATCGGCGATATTTTCTTTCAGCCTACTTTTTCCTATGTACCCAATCCGGGCGTTAAAACACCGGCAAACGGTGCTTACCCGTCAGCCACATCGATGATTTTTCAACTGACGGCGCTGTTCTGA
- a CDS encoding phage tail protein has product MIVFTITAAGIATENAAMETGTMPVYGNIVIGDGTPADVPFNANDLTHQVLSVPVLVVERLSAGAVRLHANIPPDVELRIREIGLRLSDGTLYAYAPYDEAAGGFYKPSGFDFSFDVVLAREQLANLTFTYTPVDVQSIADSITNTARNAIDAYMQTYIIDLTAMCSRMSRNLIELQQRSTNVKLG; this is encoded by the coding sequence ATGATCGTTTTTACAATTACCGCTGCCGGCATAGCGACAGAAAACGCGGCCATGGAAACGGGAACCATGCCGGTGTACGGCAATATCGTCATCGGCGATGGAACCCCTGCTGATGTGCCGTTCAATGCCAATGATCTCACGCATCAGGTGTTGTCGGTTCCGGTATTGGTCGTCGAGCGCCTGTCCGCAGGAGCTGTGCGTCTACACGCGAATATTCCTCCGGATGTCGAGCTGCGCATAAGAGAAATCGGCCTGCGTCTGTCGGACGGAACGTTATACGCCTATGCGCCGTATGACGAAGCCGCCGGAGGCTTCTACAAGCCAAGCGGATTTGATTTCTCCTTCGACGTAGTGCTGGCGCGCGAGCAGCTTGCCAATCTGACGTTCACCTACACGCCGGTTGACGTTCAGTCGATCGCGGACAGCATCACCAATACCGCGAGAAACGCCATCGACGCATACATGCAAACTTACATCATCGATCTGACGGCGATGTGTAGCCGCATGAGCCGCAATCTGATCGAGCTGCAGCAGCGATCCACAAACGTAAAACTGGGTTAA
- a CDS encoding IS91 family transposase, with translation MIRLADIIQTFEAGFLQQYTGQLLAGQRNALSAIRSCRSAMSPKMQAECSDCAHQIRVPHSCGHRSCPHCQAHESQRWIERQVEKLVPGDYFLITFTLPAELRPLALNNQQAIYPLILQCAWDTIHSFSQNDKALQGTPGAVAVLHTHSRALDYHPHTHLVVPAAAIDSKRRLWRTKKAKYLFDHKALAKVFRAKMLDGIRQAGLGLPRRYPEKWVVDCKNVGTGEKALVYLGRYLYRGVIPEKNILRCENDQVTYRYQNSKTKKIERRTVSGVAFLRMILQHVLPKGFRRARNFGFLHPNSKRQIKLLQLLLNRIPDPVWVEPKKRPTLCCPCCGGEMKIVRTGIKPGYDRFTMAEGAG, from the coding sequence ATGATCCGGCTGGCCGACATCATTCAGACTTTCGAAGCCGGGTTTTTGCAACAATACACCGGCCAACTCCTGGCAGGCCAACGCAACGCACTTTCCGCGATCAGGAGCTGCCGCAGCGCCATGAGCCCAAAAATGCAGGCTGAATGCAGCGACTGCGCACATCAAATCCGGGTGCCGCACTCCTGCGGACACCGCAGTTGCCCGCATTGTCAGGCGCACGAATCGCAGCGCTGGATCGAACGACAGGTCGAAAAATTAGTGCCGGGCGACTATTTTCTGATCACATTCACCCTGCCGGCAGAACTGCGCCCGCTTGCCTTGAACAACCAGCAGGCCATATACCCACTGATCCTGCAATGTGCCTGGGACACGATACATAGCTTCAGCCAAAACGACAAAGCGCTGCAAGGCACCCCCGGGGCTGTCGCCGTATTGCATACCCACTCACGCGCACTGGATTACCACCCGCACACGCATCTGGTCGTACCCGCCGCAGCGATTGACAGCAAACGGCGGTTATGGCGCACCAAAAAAGCGAAGTACCTGTTCGACCACAAAGCCCTCGCCAAAGTATTTCGCGCCAAAATGCTGGATGGCATCCGACAAGCCGGGCTGGGCTTACCCAGGCGTTATCCGGAAAAATGGGTGGTTGATTGCAAAAACGTCGGCACGGGCGAAAAGGCATTGGTTTATCTGGGGCGTTATCTGTACCGTGGCGTGATACCGGAAAAGAACATCCTCCGCTGCGAAAACGACCAGGTGACGTACCGCTATCAAAACAGCAAAACCAAAAAGATAGAGCGCAGAACGGTCAGCGGTGTCGCGTTCTTACGCATGATACTGCAACACGTTCTACCCAAAGGCTTCCGCCGCGCCCGCAACTTCGGCTTTTTACATCCCAACAGCAAACGGCAGATCAAACTGCTGCAATTGCTCTTGAATCGGATACCCGATCCGGTATGGGTGGAGCCGAAAAAACGCCCGACGCTATGCTGCCCTTGTTGTGGCGGGGAAATGAAGATCGTGCGCACCGGCATCAAACCGGGATACGACCGCTTCACAATGGCGGAGGGAGCAGGATAG
- a CDS encoding lysozyme inhibitor LprI family protein, with protein MLLSYYWSSNREKIANFYKEHAEKDAIQKPDKAAAYRTAYSIVNNGGVNTSSYKITEMGVSSPTTSAKDALDEANKQINIVWNGTTKQNRALLLPEQREWLKIREQECQIQAAKDEPNNFVAQDAARMNCMAAMTHERTRVLRQKIVSMSGGTRG; from the coding sequence TTGTTGCTTTCCTATTATTGGTCGTCTAATCGCGAAAAAATAGCCAATTTCTACAAGGAACACGCCGAAAAGGATGCCATACAAAAACCGGATAAGGCCGCTGCCTATCGCACCGCCTACAGCATAGTAAATAACGGCGGAGTTAATACGTCCAGCTACAAAATAACGGAAATGGGAGTTTCATCCCCAACGACATCGGCGAAAGATGCGCTTGATGAGGCAAACAAACAAATCAATATTGTTTGGAATGGAACAACAAAACAAAATAGAGCATTGCTTTTGCCGGAGCAACGGGAATGGTTAAAGATACGCGAACAGGAATGCCAGATTCAAGCCGCAAAAGATGAGCCTAATAACTTCGTGGCTCAAGACGCGGCTCGCATGAATTGTATGGCTGCGATGACGCACGAAAGAACAAGGGTTCTGAGACAAAAGATTGTTTCTATGTCAGGCGGCACGCGCGGTTGA
- a CDS encoding tyrosine-type recombinase/integrase has translation MRHSYATHLIEAGVDLLEVQQILGHHSILTTTRYTRLTHQTQNNAKARIDALMDRIAIGWGKVK, from the coding sequence CTGCGCCACAGCTACGCAACCCACCTGATCGAAGCGGGCGTCGATCTGCTCGAAGTGCAGCAGATTCTCGGCCATCACTCCATACTCACCACCACGCGCTACACCCGCCTCACCCACCAAACCCAGAACAATGCCAAAGCACGCATCGACGCGCTGATGGATCGGATCGCAATCGGCTGGGGGAAGGTCAAATGA
- a CDS encoding tyrosine-type recombinase/integrase: MKPHFPRDFEQNYQTLLKRLKLNGLQPKTIEAYSRAVRRAGERFAFQIDALTEQQLTDYFAELLASHSWSTVKLDLYGLRFYYEHVLHQPWVAPDLIKPPRSQQLPDIVTVEQAQQIFAATRVLSYRVFFYTLYSMGLRLGEGLRLQVGDIDATRQRVHIRDAKGNKDRFVPLPAATLRVLRRFWQVHRNPILLFPNRLGGLKQAHRAVTPLDRGGVQNTLRIVTQACGIKKNSRRTACATATQPT; the protein is encoded by the coding sequence ATGAAACCACATTTCCCCAGAGATTTCGAACAAAACTATCAAACCCTTCTCAAGCGACTTAAACTCAATGGCTTGCAACCCAAAACGATCGAAGCTTATTCTCGCGCCGTGCGTCGGGCGGGTGAGCGTTTCGCGTTTCAAATTGACGCATTGACCGAACAGCAGTTAACCGATTATTTCGCCGAACTGCTGGCATCCCACTCATGGAGTACCGTCAAACTCGACCTTTATGGCCTCAGGTTTTACTATGAGCATGTGCTGCACCAACCCTGGGTTGCGCCCGATCTGATCAAGCCGCCCAGATCGCAGCAGTTGCCTGATATTGTGACGGTCGAGCAAGCCCAACAAATCTTCGCGGCCACGCGCGTACTCAGTTACCGCGTGTTTTTTTATACCCTTTACAGCATGGGGTTACGGCTCGGCGAAGGACTGCGGCTGCAAGTCGGCGATATCGACGCGACGCGCCAGCGTGTGCATATCCGCGATGCCAAGGGCAACAAGGATCGTTTCGTGCCGCTACCCGCCGCCACTCTGCGGGTACTGCGCCGCTTCTGGCAAGTCCATCGCAACCCGATACTGTTATTTCCCAACCGGCTGGGCGGTCTGAAGCAGGCCCATCGCGCCGTCACGCCGCTCGACCGTGGCGGCGTGCAAAACACCTTGCGTATCGTAACGCAGGCCTGCGGGATTAAAAAAAACTCACGCCGCACAGCCTGCGCCACAGCTACGCAACCCACCTGA